ccttccctctctctctctctctctctctctcatatttcATCCTATTTCCTCtatgatctttatttttcaactatTATCTATGCGCGAGTATATTTGAATACGTTTGTTTCGACTTCACGTTGAccatttcaatttcttttttcttcctcccccACCtaccctcttctttttcgttcttcgctCGATAcattcacatacacacacatgcgcgTCCGCGCgcatatataagaaaaaaagcaagttACGTAACACATGTTAACACAGCACACCTACACGCCCATAATAGAACACCGCGGAACGCGAAAaacgataaatgaaaatttggcgagaaacgaacgaacgtgtgTCGGATGAGATGTGTTGTTCCAACaaagaaacacaaaaaaatacataaattatattattatcatcgttatcatcatcatcatcatcatcatcatcattatcatcattatcatcgtcgtcgttgtcatcgttgtcgttattATCGTGGCCATCGCCATCGCTAtcttcatcgtcatcatcattgtcatcGTTATCGAAAGAGAGTCGAGAAGAAAATCTGCGGACACCCGCGTGTCGTCTTGCCAGTAGCGCGGGAATGGCAACGTTCGATCCATGAAGTTTGAAACACGGCCGTTTGTGTGttggatatattattataataatataacgagaTGAATTTAAcggtataaaaaagaaaaaaaaatatcgcaaccaaaaagaaagaaaaaagaaaaaaaaaagttgtccGCTTGGCATCGAGAAGCTAGCAGCAAACCAGCGTCGCTTCCAAAATGGCTCCCTGTGCTGCCCTTCCCTCCCTGTTTATCAGCAAAATCCTTTGTTcccaaccaccaccaccaacccTTCCCCGCCCCCATCCAAAAACAACACCTTCTCTTCGTCCCTCCTACCGAATTACGTTCTATTTGTATTTATCATCGATCATcgtaattgtaaattataattattattataaacgtttACACGAGATAATAAATTCTGATAAAATGTCTAAGAaaaaccataaaaaaaaattacggctggtctctctctcttacaatacgcttttcttcaataattaattgttgttCTTTTTACGTAGCACTTTCTTTTggtttgtcctttttttcttttaattttttgtcctttattttttcgtagtctttgtatttttactctttatttttttcctttgatagTTCCCTTCATTCCtccaataataatatattattacgatcgGTAGTTTTGAATCACTGTACGGagttcatttaaaaagaagcAATGAAGTAATGAAGCTGTGCAAAAGTAACGTCAACGTTAGGGTGATGAAATTTACTATGAAATTTATCAAGAACCGAATTCGAATTTCTCTCAAATTtgatcaataatttctttgaattGCTTAATCGCGTTCTTGAACGTCGTCCACCAAGGTGGTGAAAGGTCAATATAAATCTGTGaattcaagaagaagaagaggaagaagaaaaagcgatCCTACGCACATAGTTATATCAatcgaattatataatttagattGGGGGgtgaatggaagaaaaagagaaaaatcattcATAATAAGACTAATATTATCTGTCCTTCGTGATCACGAAACACTTGGAACAGTGATCGATGCATAGgatttagttctttttttttttttttttttttttttttataaacaaaatttctaaaacTTATTGGACCGAGTCCTAATTTAAAGaatagtaattttttctttactcttaaagaatttttttaatgaacatataaaattaattaatttacacaAGAGAAAATACTCCTCACACTTGTCAGAATCTCTTCACTATAGGATATTACGTACTCGtttatcatttaaattctGTCAAGGTAATcacgaaaatttatatttcaatataatagcAATCAATATCAGTGACGTGTAAAGATTTTTCTACggttatatatgaaatatgtatgtatccatATTTCGCAAACGTTGTTACATCGTTTTGCCCTTGCAAAtgttcacattttttttcatttgctttttttgaaataattaaaaattttttatggtGATCGTTAGCatgccttttttttctttttttttttttttcattcatataacACTTTATCAAAGTTTAGATAAGAAAACTTAAGACGTTCTACATATGTCGTGTTTACTTGTCGTTCTATGAAAaaaacatatgcatatatatgatattatttgctaatcgaaatttgtatatatatttttttaatggagGTTTATACTTTCATGATTACCGCACGTGCTATATCATTGCATAGTTCGAACATATGTCTTCTtacgaaaattcttttttttttctctttttttttttcttttttttttttttaattgaataaacGCGTTTTATTCCACTTGattctaaagaaaagagaaacgaacatAGCGAAGAAAGATTTCACATTCATCATAGTGATCCTCAACttgtgttataaaataaaaaacactCTCAATAATGggtgaaaaatttatttttttctaggatggaaaaagaatggaaaaaaagaggtttttttttcagatcgagaataaaaaaaatattttgagaaATGCGATTCAATCGTTGGTTTCGAGATCATACCAGTTGCCGATCCTAATTATAGAGTACAATATTTAGAGATTCTCAACATGTGCTAAGAAGTAAAACTTTTAGATGTACAACGttagaaagtatataaattaaatataaaatttattgtgtgtgtatgtatacatatatatatatatatatatatatttcctttcattcatatcattataattttatatttatacaaggAAAAGTTACATGGCGAATCTACGTgaggtatataataaaagattgagAATCACTGCTTCAACCGATTACTGCACATCTATATAgatctaaagagaaaaattaaattattaatcaaatgCTAACTTTGTGACGTAacatatattgtatttgtaaATGTATTCGTGTAATTGCGAGTAAGAAAAGATCGtcgtttgtaatttttattgtctttttctGTCAGAGAAGTTTAAGTTAGAACGGACGCCGTGACCTACGAGATCATCGTCACGTATATTCGAATACCTGACAGCACATGACTTCATTGGAAGCATCACGTAATCCATATCTCTACACAGGAAAGTTCTTGTTTCGATCAGTGGACGACTAAATTGATTGGTATCACGACGATTGACACCATTAATTAACGCATTCTCGAttcacaattatattttatcatcatacatattgtaaatttatcgAGACAAAGACTTATATAAGTTCGAAAATTTTATGTCTTTAATAGGTGAATTTCGATCTGACGAAATACGAAAGTATGATGAAACTTTATAACGAAAAGTATCACAGAagttcgtaaatatttatttatgtatgtacgtacttacgtacgtacgtatgtattgcgattggtaataataattaagaaaaaagaaaaaaaagttttcaagaGAACTTTTTtgttacgaattaatttttaatgacagaaaaaagaaggacgatttttttgttcgtacAATGTCCCTTAAAGATTCTCCTTCGATGTAtttcgtgtctctctcttgtctcgagaattttattatttcgtaattgatattgtaaaaaaaagtttatggaaatatttacgtatttatcaATGGTCCATTTTGGAttgtgagagagggagagggagagggagggaaagaaaaaaaattatttaaaaagacgtcaatacgacgatgacgagtgttaaaataaatacttgTCTATCGTTGATAAATTTAGAATCTCTACCAACTGTACTTTTGAATAGagttattatgtatatatatacatatatacatgtgtgtgtgtgtgtgtgtgtgtgtgtgtgtgtgtgtgtgtgtgtgtagacatacacacacatatcgatcgataatcgtaAGCTTCGACAAGACGTCATTTAAATTGCGCGTCCGTCTTGTCTGTTAATgcagtatatataaaaaaaaaaaaagagagaaaaaaagaaagaaaaaaatttgcgaTATTCCCTATAAAACGTTTCGAGTAAAAGAGATTATTGATAGGATaagaaaacttaaaaaaaaaatgatcatttTTCACGATACCAATGATGGTAGGAGACGCATGTTCGAAATTTTTACGTAAGGTATTCGAAGAATTCAGCGCGAGTTTTAAAACGTTCTGCGATTGGTTAACGCATCCGCCGATGAACGTTGATTGGCGAGTGAATCGGATGAGGTGGGGATCAAGTGTTTGAGCAGGGTCGGTGGTGGAACATAGGAACTTAAAGGTCACCTTCAGTCGCCCAAACGTCGTGCGAGTGTTGTCTTTGACGGTTCGAGAGGTAGCAGCTAGAGTGCTGCATTTTATCAGAGagcgagaaagcgagaaagagagagagagagagagagcgaagagCACGTTTTATCGTTGCTTCTTTCGCTCGTTGAgctcaatttcttctttaagtAAGTAATAACGCCATTATGAGATatctttatattcatattaaaaagACGTCGAATcttatattcgtaataaaaggACGCCAAATTTAATATTCGACGTGTGACGAATACcgaatttttcatcgtttgCATCGTTTTAACTCTTCCGAGCTCGATACAAGATCATTAAAACGTTCTAAACAATTCGAACACGTTGGAAAAGGATTCCTTAGGTAGTCGATAGTCGCTTGTTTCTTGACGTTAAGGTCGATTCACAAATTTTCTTGTCCGTAACTTTTACCTACGTCGAATACGTTCGAGGTATAATTTCAGGGGCTTCGGATTTATCCTACGTTCGTGTTTAATACGCTTGAAAACGTCAAGTGACGTTTCGATATCGTACGATTCGTTCGGAACAGATATCATAGCAATTATCGTCTATGCACGAATATTGATATTGGACGGGAAGGGTTCACTCATACCGATAGTGTGTAATAtgtaaacattatttatcTCACGCAACTGAGAAACGACATGGGAAATGTTGTGAATCGACCTTTATTCGATAGATTATCATTACTGCATATCATCACCGTCAGGTTTTCATCTTTTGATTTGACGTTCCATCTTTGAAATATTGccaaaatgttttttctaataatgacGCCACGTTTCGCAGATCCAAACGATCCTTTGAGAATATTGTTCGACtgtctctttcgtctttttattatttttatgttttttaaatatttctttccaatttggaagttaaaataattagaattcgATCACAAACGTAAAGACAATCATTTAAATGACGACAATCGTCCGTATATAAAAACAGAATTTACTGTTGCCAAACTTATAtgtcgtatatatgtattatgtgcCATCATGTGTACATTACTGAGGCAACATTGCAAGTTTATGTTCTATCGTAACAAAAGAAACTCGTccgaaaaagagatatagcATGCTATGAAAATTTGGTGTCAAGGTGAGAGATCGTCTCTGTTACTTCAAAATTTATCGTTCGGATTGTAAACAATTAAAAGAACAGTAATtacacaataattattaatattattacattattttgtcgttttttttttaatgtagaTCGTTTGTCATTAATTTTAGTCTCAAATATggattacaaaaagaaaaatatacattccAAAAATATCTATTCACGGATAGATGTTACGAAGAAAAGTCATATTGATCACTGTTCTACTGCTACTACAATGCTATCTGTTGTACATAATAATCCAATTatgttagataaaaattacgatACTAGAAAAGAAACTGATATATACAATGATAAATCAAACTCTTATGACTTATCAAGAGAAAGTTCAGAAGTACTTTGTGTTTGTGATACGCAATTTGGAACTGTTTTAAGTAAATaacatttagaaaattttaagtatttgtgttaataaaaataatatgacgaCATAAAAGTAAATCCTactaatatatcatataattaatgtCTTACCAAATTCATTTcaaaaatctctttcttttaatttattctgtTTTATAGAAAGATTGTCAAATCTGCGACACAATCATGGCTGAAGACTTAGTACCGCAGACCAAATTTATAAAACCAGGTAGTCATAAAGGTAAAGGCCTAGCTGTCTTTACCAGCGGTGGTGATTCACAAGGTAAATGTTCATctgataatcgatatatatttaattttggatattaaaaaacattatatttaaatattatttttcaggtATGAATGCCGCAGTAAGGGCAGTTGTAAGAATGGGTATATATTTGGGTTGCAaagttttctttatcaaaGAAGGTTATCAAGGTATGGTTGATGGTGGAAGTAATATAGTAGAAGCAACTTGGTCGTCCGTATCATGTATTATTCATAGGGTCGGtagataatatttgataagaattttaaatttgttataatttagTACATTGTAGTTTTGTCAAATCTTTAGGGTGGTACAATGATAGGATCTGCTAGATGTCAAGAATTCAGAGAACATGCTGGTCGTTTAAGAGCAGCTAAAAATTTAGTAACAAATGGAATATCCAATTTAGTTGTTATTGGAGGTGATGGTTCTCTAACTGGCGCAAatcttttcaaagaagaatGGGCTGACCTTTTGAAGGAACTTGCAGCAAATGGTGTGTAAACGAAATTAgatctaattataataattgtattattcaacgttatataatatagtaattatgCCCTAGGTGAAATAACATCTGAACAAagtgaaaaatacaaatgctTACATATTGTTGGTATGGTGGGTTCCATTGATAATGATTTTTGCGGAACTGATATGACTATTGGAACGGACTCTGCATTACATCGTATTATAGAAAGTATTGATGCTATTGTTAGCACAGCTTATTCTCACCAACGTACGTTTATAATGGAAGTTATGGGGAGACATTGTGggtatgtatgatataaaatttaatgtatattgAAAACAACAATTTACTTCATATCCAGAAAGAGTCATTAGGTGCAATGAAAGTTTATTATGTTATCATAGTTGATCTAAAGAGCTGATACaagttttctactttttttgaacatttctttctgttttaataTTGGCCTATCTATTGGTATTGGTTACCGCACTTTGTCATATGGtatagtataaaaattaaaattaacatttgGCTAGGTATCTGGCCATTGTGGGTGCTCTAGCTGCAGAGGCAGACTATGTTTTCTTCCCAGAATGTCCACCTCCCATCGACTGGCctgaaaaattatgtaaaaagttGGAACAGGCATGttttatgaattttcaaaatttttcattttgttgcTTTTAACTAATGggattttaacaaaaaaatttttttatctaatatcatGCTTCAATCACTGAGTGGTTgtcaatgttaaaaatatgtacCACATTTAAAATCCTCCTCCGATATAAATACGGGCGAGTGGACAAAAATGCTCCTTTTGTATTTaacaaatgaattataaatgtgtagatttattattttgattggaaaaaaatatttcatataatcaGAAATCAGAAGCTTCCAGGTATTTAACAATAGCTTCGAGTTTGGCTTCTGAAGCTTGCTATTCGTTTCTTCCTGAATGTCCAACAAAAGGTGATTGGGTCAATGAACTTTGTGAAGCTGTGCAGAAGGCATGTCAGCTCTAAATACTTTTAGTAACATGCTTTTGATTACACGATTATTTCAATCCTAGTAACAATTTATGGAATAGTTAGATCCCTTTGATTGTAGGAagatatattcaaattttttattaaatataacgtaGCCCATTACTTTTAAAGGACATTCAATCATATATTTCAAGTGCTAGATTTCATATTAAAACGAGAagtaatattcaatatatttagtTACATCTCTTTACGAgtattcgattttttaaatatatagtatctaTCAATGAAGATTCTTTGATATGCCAAATGTGCAATGATATgttattgattaatttcatttatcctATTTAAAATTTGCTCTTGTATTATGACTCTAATAAGACAATGCAAATGTATTTAAGAAGTGTAGTACATATTATTTTAGCTAGTTTTCATGACATACCATTACAGTTACCTGGCTCTAGTGGCAGCTATCTGTTGTGAAGCAGATTTTGTTTTCATCCCAGAATGGCCACCAGAGCAGGATTGGCCGAACAAGCTCTGCAAAAAATTATTGCAGGTTTgctaacctttttttttttcattttttaaagagcAATTAATGTGCTTTTGCTTTTTGTACATCATATctttacataaattaaaaattagctTTTTTTACAGTTTAATTCATAATCACATAAATGATGAAAAGCTTTGTATGAAtagaatacatataaattattcttaatttcttaCTCATAATGGGGTAAGTTATTCGTagttcgttttccttttttgcttCTGTGttcattatttcaaaatcTAACATTACATCCACAaagcaaatataatatacgatgtCTTGAAATCCTATAAAATGcaatagaataaaaatccaGTAGTAGttgcataaatattttcataattctaataaaatgaaatataattagaagtgttttataataattaaaatatcgtatattttatgCTCTTCACAACTATTTTGGATTGATTAATAACTTGCTTgcaaattttactttattatcgttatataaactttttatataaaattaagagcgattatattttttttaaataataaatatattttcaggaACGTCTTACTGGACAAcgattgaatattattattgtagcTGAAGGTGCTGTAGATAGGAATGGTGATCCTATTACTGCTGCAAAAGTACATAAAGTTGTTGTTGATAAATTACAACAAGATACCAGGATCACTGTGTTGGGTCATGTCCAAAGAGGTGGTAATCCATCTGCTTTTGATAGAGTGTTGGTAAGTTTTTTgtcattgattttttctttttttttttcatttttttttgtcatttgcagtttttattttatgcaatctttttttatgcacatattattttatttggaaattggtaatattttataggGGTGCAGAATGGGTGCCGAAGCTGTAATGGCATTAATGGAAGCAACGCCTGAAACAGAAGCTTGCGTTGTTACATTGGATGGAAATCAAGCTGTTAGATTACCACTAATGGAATGTGTACGTCGTACGAAGGCTGTAGCTAAAGCTATGGCAGATAAAAATTGGGATCTTGCAGTCAAACTTCGGGGAAAGtaaggaaataatataatttcaataatttaataagacaCCGGCGCGCGTTTGTGATTCTATGTTcacatgatttttatattttacagagGTTTCGCCCGTAACTTGGAAACATACAAAATGTTGACTCGATTGAAAGCACCTGCAGATTATGATGCAaaggtaatattttaatattttctattatatgtttattcttatttaatatttatttaaatgtatattcgtataaatggAATTGAAAATCTTGATTAGTCCTGtgctaataaaattatatgtgtattaatCGTTGCATGTAATTacaattctaatattttaagatttttgattctataatataataaaaaatatatggaaatggtatttatatacaaatatgaaATAGTGATCAAATTGTGAAATAATGGTCAGACTATTGTTAATAGcagattcaaaaaaaaaaagaaaaaaaaaagtatgtataaaataataactttttacaAACATTATTTTGTCTgacatttatttcgaataattctgtatatatatatatacataaatatctacatatatttaataaataaataaatatatatgtatataccttaTGTAATATTGCTTCAGGAAATGAATGGTCCTACATTAACAaaggtaaatttatataaaatagtcaCAAGCTTACACCCCTTTTTTACCATTGTGTTTAACACTTCAAGGAAATTTctaattacttcttttttcttctaaaagcAATTCACTCTATGTGGACAAGTGAGTTAAATAGTAAATTCATATCTTGCtgtattataaaacaaataacaaacaatttttataagatgTAGTTATTGTATATCAATTATCCTTTCAGACTGTGTATACAAAAACATTGTGTTTTAATATGCATGTAGCATGAGAGAtgttgttaatatttaaaatacatatattttctatatatatatgtgtgtgtatatagacattcatatttttattttattgcagGATCATCATACAGTAGCTGTAATGCATATTGGTTCACCTTCTTGTGGTATGAACGCTGCAGTACGTTCTTTTGTACGAAATTGTATCTATAGAGGTGATAAGgtatgttaaagaaaaataaattgatatatcttttatatttttatcaatcttactaataaaattatccAATTTAGGTCTATGGAGTCTATGATGGTATACTGGGTCTTATGTCTGGAAAGTTCAAATTAATGGATTGGCCCTCTGTAACAGGATGGGTATCACAAGGTGGTGCTTACTTAGGAACAAAACGTACTCCTCCGAAAGATGATCAATTACCTCAAATAGctcaaaaattaaaagaatttggAATCCAGGCTTTACTTATTATAGGTGGATTCGAGGTTAATAAACGATTAGTTTTTATCGACATATCTATTTTAtcacgtttaaaaaatatttttttatcaattattttgttgttatttcttttttaatttttgattttatttatttattttttattttattttattctattctattttattttatttgatttgttttttaattatataggGTTATCAAACAGGACTTACATTCTATAATGCAAGAGACAAATTTGAAGAATTTAGAATTCCTATTGCTATGATACCTGCTACTATCAGTAATAATGTTCCTGGGACAGAATTTTCTTTAGGTTGCGATACTGCTTTAAACGAAATTACTGAGGTACTTTCTAGTATTATTCCTGtgtgttaatattatttatagaatatcttatatttcatttatatgatAATCATCTTTCTTCAGATTTGTGATCGCATTCGTCAATCAGCACAAGGTACTAAACGTCGTGTATTTATCATCGAGACTATGGGTGGTTATTGCGGTTATTTAGCGACTGTAGCAGGATTGGCCGGTGGTGCTGATGCAGCTTATATCTTTGaggaaaaattcaatattaagGATTTAAATCAGGACGTAATAGCAATGGCTGCAAAAATGTCGGAAGGTGTGCAGAGAGGTCTTATtcttagaaatgaaaatgctAATTTGAATTATAATACTGATTTCATGCAAAGACTGTTTAgtgaggaaggaaaaggattGTTCAGTTGTAGGATGAATATAATCGGTAATTATACGtaacataaattaatttcatatataagaaaaaatactgaAGCTGtaagaaatttgaaaagttaattttattttttacttctaaaGGTCACATGCAACAAGGTGGTTCGCCAACTCCTTTTGATCGTAACTTGGGTACTAAAATGGGTTCTAAAGCTGTTGAATGGTTTAGCgagcaatttaaaaaatgtactaATGCGGAAGGACGTACGGTCACAACGGATCCAACTAGTGCAGTAATGTTAGGTATCGTTAGAAGACAGTACAGGTTCACACCTTTCAAAGATCTCATGGAAGTTACTGATTTCGAGTAAGTGTTtgatctcgttttttttttttttttaatatatatcgtgtgttattaaaaatatatgattgtatatattatataaaaaaaaatttattcgcaGGCATCGCATT
This genomic interval from Vespula pensylvanica isolate Volc-1 chromosome 8, ASM1446617v1, whole genome shotgun sequence contains the following:
- the LOC122631001 gene encoding ATP-dependent 6-phosphofructokinase isoform X1, with the protein product MAEDLVPQTKFIKPGSHKGKGLAVFTSGGDSQGMNAAVRAVVRMGIYLGCKVFFIKEGYQGMVDGGSNIVEATWSSVSCIIHRGGTMIGSARCQEFREHAGRLRAAKNLVTNGISNLVVIGGDGSLTGANLFKEEWADLLKELAANGEITSEQSEKYKCLHIVGMVGSIDNDFCGTDMTIGTDSALHRIIESIDAIVSTAYSHQRTFIMEVMGRHCGYLAIVGALAAEADYVFFPECPPPIDWPEKLCKKLEQERLTGQRLNIIIVAEGAVDRNGDPITAAKVHKVVVDKLQQDTRITVLGHVQRGGNPSAFDRVLGCRMGAEAVMALMEATPETEACVVTLDGNQAVRLPLMECVRRTKAVAKAMADKNWDLAVKLRGKGFARNLETYKMLTRLKAPADYDAKEMNGPTLTKQFTLCGQDHHTVAVMHIGSPSCGMNAAVRSFVRNCIYRGDKVYGVYDGILGLMSGKFKLMDWPSVTGWVSQGGAYLGTKRTPPKDDQLPQIAQKLKEFGIQALLIIGGFEGYQTGLTFYNARDKFEEFRIPIAMIPATISNNVPGTEFSLGCDTALNEITEICDRIRQSAQGTKRRVFIIETMGGYCGYLATVAGLAGGADAAYIFEEKFNIKDLNQDVIAMAAKMSEGVQRGLILRNENANLNYNTDFMQRLFSEEGKGLFSCRMNIIGHMQQGGSPTPFDRNLGTKMGSKAVEWFSEQFKKCTNAEGRTVTTDPTSAVMLGIVRRQYRFTPFKDLMEVTDFEHRIPTYQWWMKLRPLLKVLAKHESTYEEEGLYITVEEMDLDNDAPLV
- the LOC122631001 gene encoding ATP-dependent 6-phosphofructokinase isoform X2 — translated: MAEDLVPQTKFIKPGSHKGKGLAVFTSGGDSQGMNAAVRAVVRMGIYLGCKVFFIKEGYQGMVDGGSNIVEATWSSVSCIIHRGGTMIGSARCQEFREHAGRLRAAKNLVTNGISNLVVIGGDGSLTGANLFKEEWADLLKELAANGEITSEQSEKYKCLHIVGMVGSIDNDFCGTDMTIGTDSALHRIIESIDAIVSTAYSHQRTFIMEVMGRHCGYLALVAAICCEADFVFIPEWPPEQDWPNKLCKKLLQERLTGQRLNIIIVAEGAVDRNGDPITAAKVHKVVVDKLQQDTRITVLGHVQRGGNPSAFDRVLGCRMGAEAVMALMEATPETEACVVTLDGNQAVRLPLMECVRRTKAVAKAMADKNWDLAVKLRGKGFARNLETYKMLTRLKAPADYDAKEMNGPTLTKQFTLCGQDHHTVAVMHIGSPSCGMNAAVRSFVRNCIYRGDKVYGVYDGILGLMSGKFKLMDWPSVTGWVSQGGAYLGTKRTPPKDDQLPQIAQKLKEFGIQALLIIGGFEGYQTGLTFYNARDKFEEFRIPIAMIPATISNNVPGTEFSLGCDTALNEITEICDRIRQSAQGTKRRVFIIETMGGYCGYLATVAGLAGGADAAYIFEEKFNIKDLNQDVIAMAAKMSEGVQRGLILRNENANLNYNTDFMQRLFSEEGKGLFSCRMNIIGHMQQGGSPTPFDRNLGTKMGSKAVEWFSEQFKKCTNAEGRTVTTDPTSAVMLGIVRRQYRFTPFKDLMEVTDFEHRIPTYQWWMKLRPLLKVLAKHESTYEEEGLYITVEEMDLDNDAPLV
- the LOC122631001 gene encoding ATP-dependent 6-phosphofructokinase isoform X3, producing MAEDLVPQTKFIKPGSHKGKGLAVFTSGGDSQGMNAAVRAVVRMGIYLGCKVFFIKEGYQGMVDGGSNIVEATWSSVSCIIHRGGTMIGSARCQEFREHAGRLRAAKNLVTNGISNLVVIGGDGSLTGANLFKEEWADLLKELAANGEITSEQSEKYKCLHIVGMVGSIDNDFCGTDMTIGTDSALHRIIESIDAIVSTAYSHQRTFIMEVMGRHCGYLAIVGALAAEADYVFFPECPPPIDWPEKLCKKLEQERLTGQRLNIIIVAEGAVDRNGDPITAAKVHKVVVDKLQQDTRITVLGHVQRGGNPSAFDRVLGCRMGAEAVMALMEATPETEACVVTLDGNQAVRLPLMECVRRTKAVAKAMADKNWDLAVKLRGKGFARNLETYKMLTRLKAPADYDAKEMNGPTLTKDHHTVAVMHIGSPSCGMNAAVRSFVRNCIYRGDKVYGVYDGILGLMSGKFKLMDWPSVTGWVSQGGAYLGTKRTPPKDDQLPQIAQKLKEFGIQALLIIGGFEGYQTGLTFYNARDKFEEFRIPIAMIPATISNNVPGTEFSLGCDTALNEITEICDRIRQSAQGTKRRVFIIETMGGYCGYLATVAGLAGGADAAYIFEEKFNIKDLNQDVIAMAAKMSEGVQRGLILRNENANLNYNTDFMQRLFSEEGKGLFSCRMNIIGHMQQGGSPTPFDRNLGTKMGSKAVEWFSEQFKKCTNAEGRTVTTDPTSAVMLGIVRRQYRFTPFKDLMEVTDFEHRIPTYQWWMKLRPLLKVLAKHESTYEEEGLYITVEEMDLDNDAPLV
- the LOC122631001 gene encoding ATP-dependent 6-phosphofructokinase isoform X4 is translated as MAEDLVPQTKFIKPGSHKGKGLAVFTSGGDSQGMNAAVRAVVRMGIYLGCKVFFIKEGYQGMVDGGSNIVEATWSSVSCIIHRGGTMIGSARCQEFREHAGRLRAAKNLVTNGISNLVVIGGDGSLTGANLFKEEWADLLKELAANGEITSEQSEKYKCLHIVGMVGSIDNDFCGTDMTIGTDSALHRIIESIDAIVSTAYSHQRTFIMEVMGRHCGYLAIVGALAAEADYVFFPECPPPIDWPEKLCKKLEQERLTGQRLNIIIVAEGAVDRNGDPITAAKVHKVVVDKLQQDTRITVLGHVQRGGNPSAFDRVLGCRMGAEAVMALMEATPETEACVVTLDGNQAVRLPLMECVRRTKAVAKAMADKNWDLAVKLRGKGFARNLETYKMLTRLKAPADYDAKQFTLCGQDHHTVAVMHIGSPSCGMNAAVRSFVRNCIYRGDKVYGVYDGILGLMSGKFKLMDWPSVTGWVSQGGAYLGTKRTPPKDDQLPQIAQKLKEFGIQALLIIGGFEGYQTGLTFYNARDKFEEFRIPIAMIPATISNNVPGTEFSLGCDTALNEITEICDRIRQSAQGTKRRVFIIETMGGYCGYLATVAGLAGGADAAYIFEEKFNIKDLNQDVIAMAAKMSEGVQRGLILRNENANLNYNTDFMQRLFSEEGKGLFSCRMNIIGHMQQGGSPTPFDRNLGTKMGSKAVEWFSEQFKKCTNAEGRTVTTDPTSAVMLGIVRRQYRFTPFKDLMEVTDFEHRIPTYQWWMKLRPLLKVLAKHESTYEEEGLYITVEEMDLDNDAPLV